From Amycolatopsis sp. cg9, one genomic window encodes:
- a CDS encoding DUF5987 family protein, whose product MQPEATEEERVMNMTLEAYADTIVPGEKRFPEDRAIAGAAPGPGSVAAGALELLNFDATGVTAGLPYLAQSLNDHAKTYAGEVELELDHDVPPFVALPYEHRRELVHRLTTPGHPEKDGWVSLALFCNMAFDSAAHKHTAEAIREGHPGLLALGYTAPDADGFWRFPKYGYGRKLAELHPDTTPSGSPA is encoded by the coding sequence GTGCAACCCGAGGCCACCGAAGAAGAACGCGTCATGAACATGACTCTCGAGGCGTACGCGGACACGATCGTGCCCGGCGAGAAGCGGTTCCCGGAGGACCGGGCGATCGCCGGGGCCGCGCCCGGGCCCGGCTCGGTCGCCGCGGGTGCGCTCGAGCTGCTGAACTTCGACGCGACCGGCGTCACGGCCGGCCTGCCCTACCTCGCGCAGTCGCTCAACGACCACGCGAAGACCTACGCGGGCGAGGTGGAGCTGGAGCTCGACCACGACGTCCCGCCGTTCGTCGCGCTGCCGTACGAGCACCGCCGTGAGCTGGTGCACCGGCTGACCACGCCGGGGCACCCGGAGAAGGACGGCTGGGTCAGCCTCGCGCTGTTCTGCAACATGGCCTTCGACAGCGCCGCGCACAAGCACACCGCCGAGGCCATCCGCGAGGGGCACCCCGGTCTGCTGGCGCTGGGGTACACCGCGCCGGACGCCGACGGGTTCTGGCGGTTCCCGAAGTACGGCTACGGCCGCAAGCTGGCCGAGCTCCACCCCGACACCACGCCTTCCGGGAGCCCCGCATGA
- a CDS encoding enediyne biosynthesis protein, producing MATPTLTKVDSAPPKRTNKVITALRRFAISITIFNIIGYTVLGFEQPWLYPFVALATAYTTEILLEIINARVTHRDVRFRGNGFKGLVEFLLPAHITGLALNMLTYVNDQILVMMFGVVVAVGAKWVLQAPVYGRMRHYMNPSNFGITIILLVFPWASIAPPYHFTEQIPTWGGWLIVAIILISGTVLNALLTNRMWLIAGWLSFFVVQAFVRGWIFGTSIPGALAMGTGVAFVLYTNYMVTDPGTSPSKPASQFAFGSGVALAYGFFTAVHVAYGLFLATATICLIRGMFLWGLHFSNKARIKFEADQAAQKAKLELAAAPPADDEKPGAVAA from the coding sequence ATGGCCACCCCGACTCTGACCAAGGTGGACAGCGCGCCACCGAAGCGGACCAACAAGGTCATCACCGCGTTGCGGCGGTTCGCGATCTCGATCACGATCTTCAACATCATCGGCTACACGGTCCTCGGCTTCGAACAGCCGTGGCTCTACCCGTTCGTCGCGCTGGCGACCGCGTACACCACGGAGATCCTGCTCGAGATCATCAACGCCAGGGTGACGCACCGCGACGTCCGGTTCCGGGGCAACGGCTTCAAGGGGCTCGTGGAGTTCCTGCTGCCGGCGCACATCACCGGTCTCGCGCTGAACATGCTGACCTACGTCAACGACCAGATCCTCGTGATGATGTTCGGCGTCGTCGTCGCGGTCGGCGCGAAGTGGGTGCTGCAGGCTCCGGTGTACGGCCGGATGCGGCACTACATGAACCCGTCGAACTTCGGCATCACGATCATCCTGCTCGTGTTCCCGTGGGCCAGCATCGCCCCGCCGTACCACTTCACCGAGCAGATCCCCACCTGGGGCGGCTGGCTGATCGTCGCCATCATCCTGATTTCGGGCACGGTGCTCAACGCGCTGCTGACCAACCGGATGTGGCTGATCGCGGGCTGGCTGAGCTTCTTCGTGGTCCAGGCCTTCGTCCGCGGCTGGATCTTCGGCACGTCGATCCCCGGCGCGCTGGCGATGGGCACCGGCGTCGCGTTCGTGCTCTACACCAACTACATGGTGACCGACCCGGGTACGTCGCCGTCCAAGCCGGCCTCGCAGTTCGCCTTCGGTTCCGGCGTGGCGCTGGCGTACGGCTTCTTCACCGCCGTGCACGTGGCCTACGGGCTGTTCCTGGCCACCGCGACCATCTGCCTGATCCGCGGGATGTTCCTGTGGGGCCTGCACTTCTCGAACAAGGCGCGGATCAAGTTCGAAGCCGACCAGGCCGCGCAGAAGGCGAAGCTCGAACTCGCCGCGGCACCGCCGGCCGACGACGAGAAGCCGGGAGCCGTCGCGGCATGA
- a CDS encoding DUF1702 family protein yields the protein MSTVIGVLRKRVLAPSLASVGFAERGFPVTHTEATARLEAVPQAVVCGFEWAIEGASLWEIERRLALIEPEQRGFAYEGATMGYTILDAMPGGGRNRTRELLEGPGRPHIFLTYIGIGFAMARLPRPLWKNILPELSGVAYHPVMSWLAVDGFGFDRAYFDTDKWVGEQAEPQPYPWAGRPEYFARAFDQGVGRALWFINGGNPDAVAAAVGRFAEGRRADLWSGVGLAATFAGGADQAGLGKLRRLAGEHYDELALGVVFAVKARTYSGYVPAHTHLAAGVLTDLSVQGAQNLADRTERADGEDGPEPAYELWRQRIRDEFDVAAKRRAS from the coding sequence ATGTCCACTGTCATCGGAGTACTCCGCAAGCGGGTGCTCGCTCCTTCGCTCGCTTCGGTCGGCTTCGCCGAACGCGGCTTCCCCGTCACCCACACCGAAGCGACGGCCCGGCTGGAGGCGGTGCCGCAGGCGGTCGTGTGCGGGTTCGAATGGGCCATCGAAGGCGCTTCGCTGTGGGAGATCGAGCGCCGGCTCGCGCTGATCGAGCCCGAGCAGCGCGGGTTCGCCTACGAAGGCGCCACGATGGGGTACACGATCCTCGACGCCATGCCCGGCGGCGGCCGCAACCGCACGCGCGAGCTGCTTGAAGGACCGGGCCGCCCGCACATCTTCCTGACCTACATCGGGATCGGCTTCGCCATGGCGCGGCTGCCGCGTCCACTGTGGAAGAACATCCTGCCCGAGCTGTCCGGGGTGGCCTACCACCCGGTGATGAGCTGGCTCGCCGTCGACGGCTTCGGCTTCGACCGCGCCTACTTCGACACCGACAAGTGGGTCGGCGAGCAGGCCGAGCCGCAGCCCTACCCGTGGGCGGGCCGCCCTGAGTACTTCGCGCGCGCCTTCGACCAGGGCGTCGGCCGGGCGCTGTGGTTCATCAACGGCGGCAACCCGGACGCGGTCGCCGCCGCGGTCGGGCGGTTCGCCGAGGGCCGCCGGGCGGACCTGTGGAGCGGCGTCGGGCTCGCGGCGACGTTCGCCGGCGGGGCCGACCAGGCCGGGCTGGGCAAGCTGCGGCGGCTGGCCGGGGAGCACTACGACGAGCTCGCGCTCGGTGTGGTGTTCGCGGTCAAGGCCCGCACGTACTCCGGCTACGTCCCGGCCCACACGCACCTCGCGGCCGGCGTGCTCACCGACCTGTCGGTGCAGGGCGCGCAGAACCTCGCGGACCGCACCGAGCGGGCCGACGGCGAGGACGGCCCGGAACCCGCTTACGAGCTGTGGCGGCAGCGGATCCGCGACGAATTCGACGTCGCCGCAAAGCGTCGCGCGAGCTGA
- a CDS encoding TIGR03084 family metal-binding protein — translation MTDTTGVIADLTAEAAEVDALVAGLSEAEWDTPTPAPGWPVRHQIGHLAFIFRIAGLSAAQPEAFVAMTKSLKGGFEAAVNAALEDYVHDPAEVLLTRWRAERDAGIKALAAVPGDQLVPWLVNPLPPYVLACAGMMEVFGHGQDIADALGVRRERTDRIKHLVGFAVRVRDFGYEARNLKPPAEEFRFELTAPSGALWAFGPEDATQRVTGSAADFCLLVTRRRHRYDLDVRAQGTLADQWLDIAQAYRGPAGQGRKPGQFGS, via the coding sequence GTGACTGACACCACGGGCGTGATCGCCGACCTGACCGCCGAGGCCGCCGAGGTGGACGCGCTCGTCGCCGGCCTTTCCGAAGCGGAGTGGGACACCCCCACCCCCGCGCCGGGGTGGCCGGTCCGGCACCAGATCGGGCACCTCGCCTTCATCTTCCGCATCGCCGGCCTCTCGGCCGCGCAGCCGGAAGCCTTCGTCGCCATGACGAAGTCGCTCAAGGGCGGCTTCGAGGCCGCGGTGAACGCCGCGCTGGAGGACTACGTCCACGACCCGGCCGAGGTGCTGCTGACGCGCTGGCGCGCCGAGCGGGACGCGGGCATCAAGGCCCTCGCGGCCGTGCCCGGCGACCAGCTGGTGCCGTGGCTGGTGAACCCGCTGCCGCCGTACGTGCTGGCGTGCGCCGGGATGATGGAGGTGTTCGGCCACGGCCAGGACATCGCCGACGCGCTCGGCGTGCGCCGCGAGCGGACCGACCGGATCAAGCACCTGGTCGGGTTCGCGGTGCGGGTCCGGGACTTCGGTTACGAGGCGCGGAACCTGAAGCCGCCGGCGGAGGAGTTCCGGTTCGAGCTCACCGCGCCCTCGGGCGCGCTCTGGGCGTTCGGGCCCGAGGACGCGACCCAGCGGGTCACCGGCAGCGCGGCGGACTTCTGCCTGCTGGTCACCCGGCGGCGGCACCGCTACGACCTCGACGTGCGGGCGCAGGGCACGCTGGCGGACCAGTGGCTCGACATCGCCCAGGCTTACCGCGGACCGGCGGGCCAGGGCCGCAAGCCCGGCCAGTTCGGCTCCTGA
- a CDS encoding cytochrome P450, which produces MTGSQHEARAAHTVPPGPPRRATLRLLKQLFTDRLALMGDNAEAYGDVVRIAIGPKAMYLVNHPDLAKHVLADNAANYHKGIGLQEARRALGDGLLTSDGETWRQQRRTIQPVFQPKRISRQAGIVAAEVEALIGRLAAHDGPVEILHEMTGLTLGVLGKTLLDAELGGYETLGHSFEAVQDQAMFEAVTLSMVPQWVPLKKQLHFRTAREDLRRIADELVDQRLANPVENGEDVLSRLIASGSADGASRERMRDELITLLLAGHETTASTLGWAFHLIDEHPEVAERLHAEAVEVLGDRLPEHEDLRRLTFTVAVVEEVMRLYPPVWLLPRIAQADDEIGGYHVPAGSDVVVVPYTLHRNPEFWTDPERFDPGRFDPANPAGRPPRYAYLPFGAGPRFCIGNSLGVMEAVFVLAMTARDLELRKVPGKVVDPEAMLSLRVRGGLPMTVHRRERTRRSEAA; this is translated from the coding sequence ATGACCGGTTCGCAGCACGAAGCCCGGGCGGCGCACACCGTGCCGCCCGGGCCGCCGCGCCGCGCGACCCTCCGGTTGCTGAAGCAGCTCTTCACCGACCGGCTCGCGCTCATGGGCGACAACGCCGAGGCCTACGGCGACGTCGTCCGCATCGCCATCGGACCGAAGGCGATGTACCTGGTGAACCACCCCGACCTGGCCAAGCACGTGCTCGCGGACAACGCGGCGAACTACCACAAGGGCATCGGCCTGCAGGAGGCCCGCCGGGCCCTCGGCGACGGCCTGCTCACCAGCGACGGGGAGACCTGGCGCCAGCAGCGCCGGACGATCCAGCCGGTGTTCCAGCCCAAGCGGATCTCGCGCCAGGCCGGCATCGTCGCCGCCGAGGTCGAGGCGCTGATCGGGCGGCTGGCCGCGCACGACGGGCCGGTCGAGATCCTTCACGAGATGACCGGGCTGACCCTCGGCGTGCTCGGCAAGACGCTGCTCGACGCCGAGCTGGGCGGGTACGAAACCCTCGGCCACTCGTTCGAGGCCGTGCAGGACCAGGCCATGTTCGAGGCGGTCACGCTGAGCATGGTCCCGCAGTGGGTGCCGCTCAAGAAGCAGCTGCACTTCCGGACCGCGCGCGAGGACCTGCGCCGGATCGCCGACGAACTCGTCGACCAGCGACTGGCGAACCCGGTCGAGAACGGCGAGGACGTGCTGTCCCGGCTCATCGCGTCGGGTTCGGCGGACGGCGCTTCGCGCGAACGCATGCGCGACGAGCTGATCACCCTGCTGCTGGCCGGGCACGAAACCACGGCGAGCACGCTGGGCTGGGCGTTCCACCTGATCGACGAGCACCCGGAGGTCGCCGAGCGGCTGCACGCCGAGGCCGTCGAGGTGCTGGGCGACCGGCTGCCCGAGCACGAGGACCTGCGGCGGCTGACGTTCACCGTCGCGGTGGTCGAAGAGGTCATGCGGCTCTACCCGCCGGTGTGGCTGCTGCCGCGCATCGCCCAGGCCGACGACGAGATCGGCGGGTACCACGTGCCGGCCGGGTCCGACGTCGTCGTCGTGCCCTACACGCTGCACCGGAACCCGGAGTTCTGGACCGACCCGGAGCGCTTCGACCCGGGACGGTTCGACCCGGCCAACCCGGCCGGGCGGCCGCCGCGGTACGCCTACCTCCCGTTCGGCGCCGGGCCGAGGTTCTGCATCGGCAACAGCCTCGGCGTGATGGAGGCGGTGTTCGTGCTGGCGATGACCGCGCGGGACCTGGAGCTGCGCAAGGTGCCGGGCAAGGTCGTCGACCCCGAGGCGATGCTCTCGCTGCGGGTGCGCGGCGGGCTGCCGATGACCGTGCACCGCCGGGAGCGGACGCGGCGGTCCGAAGCCGCCTGA
- a CDS encoding DUF1702 family protein: MGNGWRALRRRILTPNVSETSLEKRGFHRKSPAAQERLETVGEKFLLGYAHAVEARSVEQAEEWLEQIPTQFRGFAYEGAGMGYGVLDGLPFGKSTNIAEFLAGPGEKHDYIIYVGVGWAMCRLPRFAWPKASAFDPLLRWLVLDGYGFHQAYFKTEKYIRQQYQEPGFSWPDRRYDGYALRAIDQGIGRALWFICGTDVELVTKTIEEFPESRHGDLYAGVGLASTYACGVTADELGELVDRAGIHHGPLAQGSAFAAECRVRSGLMIPETEMAAQAICGLPAERAAAITQEVRPAVVVDGDDVPAFETWRQRIAEEVLTHGGKNK, translated from the coding sequence TTGGGCAATGGTTGGCGCGCGCTCAGACGGCGCATCCTGACACCGAATGTCTCGGAGACCTCGCTGGAGAAGCGGGGTTTCCACCGGAAGAGCCCAGCCGCTCAAGAACGGCTCGAGACGGTCGGGGAGAAGTTCCTCCTCGGCTACGCGCACGCGGTCGAAGCCCGGTCGGTCGAGCAGGCCGAGGAATGGCTCGAGCAGATCCCGACGCAGTTCCGCGGCTTCGCCTACGAAGGCGCGGGAATGGGGTACGGCGTCCTCGACGGGCTGCCCTTCGGCAAGAGCACCAACATCGCCGAGTTCCTGGCCGGTCCCGGCGAGAAGCACGACTACATCATCTACGTCGGGGTCGGCTGGGCCATGTGCCGGCTCCCGCGGTTCGCGTGGCCGAAGGCGTCGGCGTTCGACCCGCTGCTGCGCTGGCTGGTGCTCGACGGCTACGGCTTCCACCAGGCGTACTTCAAGACCGAGAAGTACATCCGGCAGCAGTACCAGGAGCCGGGTTTCTCCTGGCCGGACCGCCGCTACGACGGCTACGCCCTGCGCGCCATCGACCAGGGCATCGGCCGGGCGCTGTGGTTCATCTGCGGCACCGACGTCGAACTGGTGACCAAGACGATCGAGGAGTTCCCCGAGTCGCGCCACGGCGACCTGTACGCGGGGGTGGGGCTGGCCTCGACCTACGCGTGCGGCGTCACCGCCGACGAGCTGGGTGAACTGGTCGACCGCGCCGGGATCCACCACGGGCCGCTGGCCCAGGGCAGCGCCTTCGCCGCCGAGTGCCGGGTGCGGTCGGGCCTGATGATCCCGGAGACCGAGATGGCGGCCCAGGCGATCTGCGGGCTGCCCGCCGAACGCGCCGCCGCCATCACCCAAGAGGTCCGGCCGGCCGTGGTCGTCGACGGTGACGACGTCCCGGCGTTCGAAACCTGGCGGCAGCGGATCGCCGAAGAAGTGCTGACCCACGGAGGGAAGAACAAATGA
- a CDS encoding CRTAC1 family protein, giving the protein MTATFGWLRKQLAGIVALVLILGLFLVARLPSVSAAEQDQMADKFHFTPMTIALPAATKSQSIRTVNKEYEHIAAWISSVGAAIAINDISGSGKPNDLCLVDPRSDQVVITPAPDSGPRYAPFALDPAPALPTWDYMAPMGCVPGDYNEDGRTDVLAYYWGRTPVLFLQKANATKFDASAFQPTELVPGNHRGADGKYNGPLWNTDSVTIGDFDGDGHVDIFVGNYFPDSKVLDPNADGGITLNQSMSHATNSGAKFIYRWTGAKAGADPSAQFVDASQGIPESARLGWTLASSATDVDGDSLPELYIANDFGHDHFLYNKSTPGHIEFGEVTGVRGIDDPKSKVLGHDSFKGMGVDFGDLNHDGLYDLFVSNITTSWGIEESNFQFMNRAKDNADLTAQLKDGVAPFHDDSASAGTAWSGWGWDVKIQDFNNSGENQIAQATGFVKGQVNRWPNLQEIATAHDGLLSNPFWWPNARAGDDIGGDQTLHFFVKSPDGRYVDLAPKLGLAVPVPTRGIAVGDTDGDGLPEFAVARQWEQPIFYHNDSPNAGKFLQLKLFTDGPVAPGPLPAAGPPAIGAQVTVTTSDGKKYLGRVDGSSGEAGRRSFDVQIGLGQDVSGPLDVHLQWRDRTGQLRTQDLKLEPGCHMYQLGSTAKEAM; this is encoded by the coding sequence ATGACCGCGACCTTCGGCTGGCTGCGCAAGCAGCTGGCGGGCATCGTGGCGCTGGTGCTGATCCTCGGCCTGTTCCTGGTCGCACGGCTGCCCAGCGTCTCCGCCGCCGAGCAGGACCAGATGGCGGACAAGTTCCACTTCACCCCGATGACGATCGCGCTGCCCGCGGCCACGAAGTCGCAGTCGATCCGGACGGTGAACAAGGAGTACGAGCACATCGCCGCGTGGATCTCCTCGGTCGGCGCCGCGATCGCCATCAACGACATCAGCGGCAGCGGCAAGCCCAACGACCTCTGCCTGGTCGACCCGCGCAGCGACCAGGTCGTCATCACGCCGGCGCCGGACTCCGGCCCGCGGTACGCGCCCTTCGCGCTCGACCCCGCCCCGGCGCTGCCGACGTGGGACTACATGGCGCCGATGGGCTGCGTGCCCGGTGACTACAACGAAGACGGCCGGACCGACGTCCTCGCCTACTACTGGGGCCGGACCCCGGTGCTGTTCCTGCAGAAGGCGAACGCGACCAAGTTCGACGCGTCCGCGTTCCAGCCGACCGAGCTGGTGCCGGGCAACCACCGCGGGGCCGACGGCAAGTACAACGGTCCGCTGTGGAACACCGACTCCGTCACCATCGGCGACTTCGACGGCGACGGCCACGTCGACATCTTCGTCGGGAACTACTTCCCGGACAGCAAGGTCCTCGACCCGAACGCCGACGGCGGCATCACGCTGAACCAGTCGATGTCGCACGCGACCAACTCCGGCGCCAAGTTCATCTACCGCTGGACCGGCGCCAAGGCCGGGGCGGACCCGAGCGCGCAGTTCGTCGACGCGTCCCAGGGGATCCCGGAGAGCGCTCGCCTCGGCTGGACGCTGGCCTCCAGCGCCACCGACGTCGACGGCGACAGCCTGCCCGAGCTCTACATCGCGAACGACTTCGGGCACGACCACTTCCTGTACAACAAGTCCACGCCGGGCCACATCGAGTTCGGCGAGGTCACCGGGGTCCGCGGGATCGACGACCCGAAGTCGAAGGTGCTGGGCCACGACTCCTTCAAGGGGATGGGCGTCGACTTCGGCGACCTGAACCACGACGGCCTCTACGACCTGTTCGTCAGCAACATCACGACGTCGTGGGGCATCGAAGAGTCGAACTTCCAGTTCATGAACCGGGCCAAGGACAACGCGGACCTGACCGCGCAGCTGAAGGACGGGGTCGCCCCCTTCCACGACGACAGCGCTTCGGCAGGCACCGCGTGGTCCGGCTGGGGCTGGGACGTCAAGATCCAGGACTTCAACAACAGCGGCGAAAACCAGATCGCCCAGGCGACCGGGTTCGTCAAGGGCCAGGTCAACCGCTGGCCGAACCTGCAGGAGATCGCGACCGCGCACGACGGTCTGCTGTCCAACCCCTTCTGGTGGCCGAACGCCCGCGCCGGTGACGACATCGGTGGCGACCAGACCCTGCACTTCTTCGTGAAGAGCCCGGACGGCCGGTACGTCGACCTCGCGCCGAAGCTGGGCCTGGCGGTGCCGGTGCCCACTCGTGGCATCGCCGTCGGCGACACCGACGGGGACGGCCTGCCCGAGTTCGCCGTGGCGCGGCAGTGGGAGCAGCCGATCTTCTACCACAACGACAGCCCGAACGCCGGCAAGTTCCTGCAGCTGAAGCTGTTCACCGACGGCCCGGTGGCACCCGGCCCGCTGCCCGCGGCCGGCCCGCCCGCGATCGGTGCCCAGGTCACCGTGACGACCTCGGACGGCAAGAAGTACCTCGGCCGGGTCGACGGCAGCAGCGGTGAGGCCGGCCGGCGCAGCTTCGACGTCCAGATCGGCCTCGGCCAGGACGTCAGCGGCCCGCTCGACGTGCACCTGCAGTGGCGGGACCGGACCGGGCAGCTGCGGACGCAGGACCTGAAGCTCGAACCCGGTTGCCACATGTACCAGCTGGGCTCCACGGCGAAGGAAGCGATGTGA
- a CDS encoding carboxymuconolactone decarboxylase family protein, with product MAPGLVRLALRRTLRDVKYVEVVRPGRARGLVKDVYRQVERDFGMLAPPMALHSASPEVLAAAWVVLRESLVAGGTASRADKEVVAAAVSAANDCPYCVEVHGMALGSLGDPAAAAAIEAGDVGAIQDRDTRALAAWARGEGALPADVPAGTAAEFTAVAVAFHYLNRVVSVFLGPSPLPENVPPQARAKAKAVLGFLLKPGDPPAAGRALELLPAAAGDGPDWAAPGDTLSDAFARASAAVAAAGERSVPTRVRDLVRREVKAWDGKPPGLSRAWAEPVLAELPAPERAAGRLALLVAKAAYQVGADDVAAAGATDRGLVELVSWAAFTAAVAAGERLAVRPPREDPAGRRG from the coding sequence ATGGCTCCGGGTCTGGTCAGGCTCGCGCTGCGGCGGACGCTGCGGGACGTGAAGTACGTCGAGGTCGTGCGCCCCGGGCGGGCGCGGGGTCTCGTCAAGGACGTGTACCGGCAGGTGGAGCGGGACTTCGGGATGCTCGCGCCGCCGATGGCGCTGCACTCGGCTTCGCCGGAGGTGCTCGCCGCGGCCTGGGTCGTGCTGCGGGAGTCGCTCGTGGCCGGCGGGACCGCGAGCCGCGCCGACAAGGAGGTCGTCGCGGCCGCCGTTTCCGCGGCCAACGACTGCCCCTACTGCGTCGAGGTGCACGGGATGGCGCTCGGGTCGCTGGGCGATCCCGCGGCCGCCGCGGCCATCGAGGCCGGGGACGTCGGGGCCATCCAGGACCGCGACACGCGGGCGCTGGCGGCGTGGGCGCGGGGCGAGGGCGCGCTGCCCGCGGACGTCCCGGCCGGCACCGCCGCGGAGTTCACCGCGGTCGCCGTCGCGTTCCACTACCTCAACCGGGTGGTGAGCGTGTTCCTCGGCCCCTCTCCGCTGCCGGAGAACGTTCCGCCGCAGGCGCGCGCGAAGGCCAAGGCGGTGCTGGGGTTCCTGCTCAAGCCGGGTGACCCGCCGGCCGCCGGGCGGGCGCTGGAACTGCTGCCCGCCGCGGCCGGGGACGGACCGGACTGGGCCGCGCCGGGGGACACGCTGTCCGACGCCTTCGCGCGCGCCTCGGCGGCGGTGGCAGCCGCCGGGGAACGGTCGGTGCCGACCCGGGTGCGGGACCTCGTCCGCCGGGAGGTCAAGGCCTGGGACGGGAAACCGCCGGGGCTGAGCCGCGCCTGGGCCGAGCCGGTGCTCGCCGAACTGCCCGCGCCGGAACGGGCCGCGGGGCGGTTGGCCCTGCTCGTCGCCAAGGCGGCGTACCAGGTCGGGGCCGACGACGTCGCCGCCGCCGGCGCGACCGATCGGGGCCTGGTGGAGCTGGTGTCGTGGGCCGCTTTCACGGCGGCCGTGGCGGCCGGTGAGCGCTTGGCGGTCCGCCCGCCAAGAGAAGACCCTGCAGGTCGGCGCGGGTGA
- a CDS encoding GMC family oxidoreductase N-terminal domain-containing protein, producing the protein MNAIDKTDVVIVGSGFGGSIPAYHLAAGGAKVTVLERGPWLAAADFEHDYLLGSSYTRAFDFVVGDGMSVLGGNCVGGGSVVYFAAMPRAPRFVFERHGSIGRRMWPSVISRDSLEPWYDRVDESIPVSKQDWSDVSYAGGLWAAACNHSGRTANPAPVAVDNDTCVNCNFMMAGCKFDAKRSMLTNYLPAALSHGAEIRPLHEVQRLERTEDGSYRVHFDIVDEEDYRVHTGTGVIEAKVVIIAAGAGATPVILQRSEAALGEMPHGVGRYFSGNGERLNTAIIDEDRVREVLGLSREDGPVYSANHIGKGPTVANWDKLDGSLPEYERYSLEQLYFPPGLGTILAQVPGGEEPRWYGAEKKEILKQWANWLTIFLMTEDDNEGVFGTPPPTGNAYRISQQMLGRGPLRYDPTENTRRGWALADADCKAIIEKDGLAKVSPWTNDVVGAYTVHPLASCRIGDDAATSALHPNHELRNHPGIFVTDSASVPGALTVNPAMTIAALAERSIPGIVRELQSRGVDVKYGAPSPDGSITGRRAVSKLDLVAGN; encoded by the coding sequence ATGAACGCCATCGACAAGACCGACGTCGTCATCGTCGGCAGCGGTTTCGGCGGTTCGATCCCGGCCTACCACCTCGCCGCCGGCGGGGCGAAGGTGACCGTGCTGGAGCGCGGGCCGTGGCTGGCCGCGGCCGACTTCGAACACGACTACCTGCTGGGCTCGTCCTACACGCGCGCGTTCGACTTCGTCGTCGGCGACGGGATGAGCGTGCTGGGCGGCAACTGCGTCGGCGGCGGCAGCGTGGTGTACTTCGCCGCTATGCCGCGCGCGCCCCGCTTCGTCTTCGAGCGCCACGGCAGCATCGGGCGCCGGATGTGGCCGTCGGTGATCTCCCGCGACAGCCTGGAGCCGTGGTACGACCGCGTCGACGAGTCGATCCCGGTGTCCAAACAGGACTGGAGTGACGTCTCCTACGCCGGCGGCCTGTGGGCGGCGGCGTGCAACCACTCGGGGCGCACGGCCAACCCGGCGCCGGTCGCGGTGGACAACGACACCTGCGTCAACTGCAACTTCATGATGGCGGGCTGCAAGTTCGACGCCAAGCGGTCGATGCTGACGAACTACCTGCCCGCGGCGCTCTCGCACGGCGCCGAGATCCGGCCGCTGCACGAGGTCCAGCGACTGGAGCGCACCGAGGACGGCAGCTACCGCGTCCACTTCGACATCGTGGACGAAGAGGACTACCGGGTGCACACCGGCACCGGCGTGATCGAGGCGAAGGTCGTCATCATCGCCGCGGGCGCCGGCGCGACCCCGGTGATCCTGCAGCGTTCGGAGGCGGCGCTGGGCGAGATGCCGCACGGCGTCGGGCGCTACTTCTCCGGCAACGGCGAGCGGCTCAACACCGCGATCATCGACGAGGACCGCGTCCGCGAGGTGCTCGGACTGTCCCGTGAGGACGGTCCGGTGTACTCGGCCAACCACATCGGCAAGGGCCCGACCGTCGCGAACTGGGACAAGCTCGACGGGTCGCTGCCGGAGTACGAGCGGTACTCGCTGGAGCAGCTGTACTTCCCGCCCGGGCTGGGCACCATCCTCGCCCAGGTGCCCGGCGGCGAGGAGCCGCGCTGGTACGGGGCGGAGAAGAAGGAGATCCTCAAGCAGTGGGCCAACTGGCTCACGATCTTCCTGATGACCGAGGACGACAACGAAGGGGTGTTCGGCACGCCGCCGCCGACCGGCAACGCGTACCGGATCTCCCAGCAGATGCTCGGCCGCGGCCCGCTGCGCTACGACCCGACGGAGAACACCCGCCGGGGCTGGGCGCTGGCCGACGCCGACTGCAAGGCGATCATCGAGAAGGACGGCCTGGCCAAGGTTTCGCCGTGGACCAACGACGTCGTCGGTGCGTACACCGTGCACCCGCTGGCGTCCTGCCGGATCGGTGACGACGCGGCGACGTCCGCGCTGCACCCGAACCACGAGCTGCGCAACCACCCGGGCATCTTCGTCACCGACAGCGCGTCGGTGCCGGGTGCGCTCACGGTCAACCCGGCGATGACCATCGCCGCACTGGCGGAGCGTTCGATCCCGGGGATCGTCCGGGAACTGCAGTCGCGCGGGGTGGACGTGAAGTACGGCGCTCCTTCGCCGGACGGCTCGATCACGGGCCGGCGCGCGGTGTCCAAACTGGACCTGGTCGCCGGCAACTGA